TAATATATATGAGATGTTATATTATCACAACAACTAGTAAATCAAGCTGAATTCGTTCTTGAAGATTATTGATCACGAAAATCATTCGGGAGCATGAATTAAGGGAGACAAGGATGATTTACCAAATGAAGAATTTTATCTTTGGAAATCTAGATCACGATTGTATGGGTGATCCGATCATGATTTGATGTAGCGCTAATCAGTAGACTtctcttgaccaaaaaaaaaaaaaaaattcggatagagctttatctttttctttttgcttaatctaaCTTCACTATAGATGCGCATTGAATTTCTTTAACGCGaaacatttgaaattttgacaaATATAAAGTTAAtgtaaattcaaaatatattttcagaattttttcttttagatttttcttAGAGATTTTTCGCTAATTGATTAGATTCAAGCCAACATTTTATGAGATTGGGTCAATGTTAAGAGAttatttgtataattttttcttgACTATTGTTTAAATTAAAGATCCTGTACGTGGGTTGGAACTCCTCTGATAATATTCGAAGAGGTTGGCTACGCCTGCCATGGGCTTCCacacttttaggaaaaaaaaaaaaaggtcagaaTATGCAATCACCATTGGGTATCTTTGTAATTTTAGAAaccaaattgattaaattaaaatttcaaggatcacattgcactTTGGGTTAAATTTtaggaccatattggtcaaattaaaagtttatggactacattgcacattaatgatcaaaattcaaggacaatttgtgtcattttgcctttcgaaaatagaaaaggtACAAAAATGCAATCCCCATAGGGTATACTTGTGATTTTACGTGGGGCTCCCCATTAGCTATAGCACTTTAGGACTCTTCTATAAAGAGGAAAGAGGGGCACCATGATTCCATGTCGACCCAAAACCCACAAAGCAAAGAGAATTCCATCATTCACTTCCACAAACTCAGCTTGCCTTTAGCTTTTGCGCCCAACAACGAAACAACCAAGCAAAAGATGGATCAAAATGACAACTTGATGAAAGTCCAAACCGTTCACAAAACCAACAACATCAAGAACAGCCATTTCCTCAAGAGGACTTTGAAACTTGTCATCTCAATCTCTCTGCTGTCTTTCGTTGTGTGTTATTCCTCAGGATACACTCTCCTCCCCCACTCCTTCAACGTCTGCTTCTCCACGGTGCTGTTTTCGATCTTCACTCGCACCCTCGAGAGGAAGTTCATGTTCCTTGTTTGCAATGGGATCTTAGCTTTCCTTGCCAAGAGCTCCTCCAGTTCTAGCAGCTCTTCACCATCTAGGTCTGACCTTGATGGTGATGATGAGTTGCACAAGAAACGAGACGGGTCGGCTTTCGATGACTTACCTGAGGAGGAGATCAAAGTTTCAGCTTCTGAATCATCTGAAGTTGACGCTGTGACTGCGGAAAATGCTGCTACTACTGGGGATAACGAATACCGGGAAAACAATATGGTTCTTGcagctgaagaagaagcagaagaagaggaggaggagaaacttCAAgacaaagtaaaagataaagaggagcaagaagagcaaATGTTACAAGAAACCGAATTTGCTAATACAGCAatagaagaagcagaagaagaaaatgaaacttGGGTCGTGGAAGAAGATGGCAGCCTCagcaaacaagaagaagaagaagaactagaAGAATGTGGCTACACGGGGGAAAAAACAGAATCACCGGCCGTTGCTACAGGAAATGAAGAGATGATGAGTATAGAGGAGCTGAACAAAAAGGTTGAGGAATTCATTAGGAAGATGAAAGAGGAGATCAGGATTGAAGCAAAAAGTCAGCTGATTGCAGTGTGACTGTAAGACAATCATGTACATGATGAGCGAACTAGGCAAATTCCATCAAGGGTTTGTCTCACTTAGGGTGGATGACGACCAAGCTCTCATGTTTATGTCTCTTTCAGCACTGCTAGTCCTGTCCTAGATCAAATAGCAGTTACAGTTTCATAAACAAAATGTCTAGCCTTTCCTTCTTTACCTCCCTTGAGTTACATCACTGTGCGTAGCTCTTAATGGTCCATAGGAGTCAGTATCTGGAAGAATAAATTTTGTATGCATCCGCATCTTCTCTTTACGGTTCAGCAGCAAGAGTAGATTCCAAGCAAAAGGA
The sequence above is drawn from the Rhodamnia argentea isolate NSW1041297 chromosome 9, ASM2092103v1, whole genome shotgun sequence genome and encodes:
- the LOC125316721 gene encoding cilia- and flagella-associated protein 251-like gives rise to the protein MSTQNPQSKENSIIHFHKLSLPLAFAPNNETTKQKMDQNDNLMKVQTVHKTNNIKNSHFLKRTLKLVISISLLSFVVCYSSGYTLLPHSFNVCFSTVLFSIFTRTLERKFMFLVCNGILAFLAKSSSSSSSSSPSRSDLDGDDELHKKRDGSAFDDLPEEEIKVSASESSEVDAVTAENAATTGDNEYRENNMVLAAEEEAEEEEEEKLQDKVKDKEEQEEQMLQETEFANTAIEEAEEENETWVVEEDGSLSKQEEEEELEECGYTGEKTESPAVATGNEEMMSIEELNKKVEEFIRKMKEEIRIEAKSQLIAV